The Desulfuribacillus alkaliarsenatis nucleotide sequence ATAAAGTCTAACCTCAGCGCCTAGTTCAAGGGCGTCATCTTCAAATGTAGTTCCAGTAACAACTCCAATTACTTTCCCGTCCATATCAGCTGGATTCGTAATCCCAGAGTCTTCACGCACAACTAACTGCGCCCCAGAATAGTAATACGGAATTGTGAAATTAACCACTTCTAGACGATCGTCTGTAATTGCCATACTCCCAAGAATGCCGTCATATCGTCCCGCACGTAGTCCTTCAATCAGACCATCCCAATCAGAGGTAACATAATTTAGCTCTACTCCCATACGCTCTGCAATCGCAGCGCCAGTATCAACATCAAATCCTACCACATCGTCACCTTCATAGAAGTTAAATGGTGGATATCCCCCACTTCCAACTACCGTTAATTGCTCTGCATCATCCTGTGCTCCGCAACCAACCATCACTACGAACGATAACGCTAATATTGCAGTGAGTACGAGAAAGCCTTTTTTAGTTTTTAGCATAATTCTTGATTCTCCCCTTTGTTTAATCTATATATCTATCTGCATTGCTATAAACAATAGATATATATAAGTGTATTATAGGTAAGTTGTCCATCTCAAATGGGTTAAGCTAGGCTTATTTAGTCTATTACGGCCTCAGTCAAGCTGAGTTTAGATGCAATTTAGAATCCATAAAGATACCTTCATATGCTCTCTTATGCTCCCAATTTGGGTTTGGTTGCCATATTAAAAGAAGTGATGGCTCGATATCAAAAATCAATATCGTTGCCATACACCTCTTTTAATTCAATGTGTGTTGCACTATTGTATTTATTTAGACCTCTATTCTCTAATAAGTGGCTCGTCAATCATGTAGTGACCCATTAGAGTCTCCGCTTTACTACCTTCAACCAGGATTTGAACTTTATTGATACCTTCTAAATCTGTTAATGTATTTACTAATTGAGTTAACACAAGGCCTTCCTGCATAGATCCACCATTTAACCCTTCTCTAGAGAAGTTTACAAACGCTGTATCATTTGCACTCTCAACACTAAGGATTGTGAGCCTGTCTAGTTCTGTCATTAGGTTAGTATCCTCTGGCTCTTGCTGAAGTTTTTCAACAACTCGCTCAACTAGTGATTTTGCTCCAATGTTGACCTGCACCTCAACTGGAATTACAGCTTCAAGCTCTGGGTTTCCAGTTACTACATATTCATTATTGATAAAGTAGATTGTTACTGTCTTTGTTTCCACGTCAGGTGTTGGATCTACGATAGTATCGCCATTTGTTCCATTCTCTCCATTGATTTCATCTCCAACGCCACCATTGTCTACTGTGCCATTTTCAACTCCTGGAGTTTCCCCTCCGTTTGGTGCTGGTTCAGCACCGTTATCTCCACATGCTACTAGAATCATTAAACTTATCATAGTGATGAATATAAGATACATAGTTGTACGTATTTGTTTGCTAATATTTAATTTCATTTTGTTACACTCCTTTCGTATTGTTATTACATACTATAAACAATATTTGTAAAGAAATTCTAAAGAAAAAAGTAAGAATCTCTAATTGTTATGATGAATGTTGTACCTTTCCCATACTGGCTTTTCACATCAATATCCCAATTGTGCAGCTCTATAATCCTCTTTACGATTGACAATCCTATACCTGCGCCGCCTAACTCCCTCGATCTAGAGGTTTCTACGCGATAGAACTTTTCAAATATTTGTTCAAGGTGCTCTGGCTTTATACCGATACCATTATCAGATATATTTATACGCAATCCTTTTTGCGTGTTTTCTGCGTAAATGCGTATCCATCTGTCCAGCTTTTGAGTATCCGAGTATTTAATCGCATTATCTATAACATTGACCCAGACATCGATAATTCTTAATGGATCGCAATCAATTTGAAAGTCAGTTTCCAATTCTTTTATAATTGTGATGTTTTGCTGCTCAGCGATTGGTTTGACAATTTGTATTGCCTCATCAAGGGACTCTTCTAGAGATACCGTTGATTTCTGAAGTCCGCGCTCTTCTAGCTTAGTCAATGTAAGAATTTCTTTGATTAAGTGGTTCATGCGGTCAATTTGGCCATCGATATCTCGCAAATACTCATCAACAAGAGACATATCCCTTTCTCCATGGCTGATGGCATCAATTAAGCTTTTTATAGAAGCCAGTGGAGTTTTAAGCTCATGGGAAACATCACCAATAAATTGTGTTCGACCTTTATCGATACGTTCTAGTTCTTTGCTCATTTTATTAAAATTATTAGCTAGCTGCCCTATCTCGTCATTACGTCGTATATCTACGGTAACACCGAGCTTTCCTTTTCCAAGTGCTTGCGCGCTTTTTGATAGCTTTTCAATCGGCCTTGCTAAGGTAATACTGCCTACTATTGCTATTAGAAAACCGATTACACTGGCCGCCATTACAATTCTGAATAATGAGCCTTTGTACTCCGCTAGCTGGGTAAATAACGGTGTAACGTCCTTCGACGCAAATACTACTCCATTAACCTGCCTAGCACCACTAACTTCCTGTATAACAGGTACAGCGATTTGCAAAATTTGCTTATCTACTTGTGAGTAATAACCTATACCCTCACGTCGTTCTAATGCGCTTCGAATTTCATTGTTATTAATAATATTACCTTCTAGCAGGAAAGCACTATCTACTATTACTTCCCTATTATGATTCAAGATAAGAAAGCGAGCGTCTACTGAGTTGCTATATTGTGTAGCAAGCTGCCTTATATTTAATACATCAGTTTCTTGTTCTATACTGATGTTTGCTAGTACATTAGAAGCTTTCAAGACATTCATTTCTACTTCTTGAAAAATCGCCTGCTCTGTTTGTTCAACTGATAAATAGTAAATAAACCATAACGGCAGTCCTAATAGAATGATATAGGTTATTAACAGTTTTAATTTAATGGATATCCGCATTATGCCTCATCCTTACTGATATAATACCCAACGCCCCATTTGGTTAGAATAAGTTGATTTTTATCCTTTAATTTTTCTCTGATATTTTTCACATGAACATCAACAGTTCGCGTATCATAGCATGGTTCACCCCATACCAGTTCAAAGATTGTTTCTCTTGAATAGACGCGACCCGGATTTTTACTTAGTAATTGCAAAATATCAAACTCTTTAGGTGTCACATTAATTTCTTTATTGTCTCTTAAAACACGACGACCGATATAGTCAATTGTGATATTATGTCTAGTCAGCTGCTGGTTTGTCCGGGTACTTTCTGCCTCTATATTCTTTCTCGCTCGGCGCAGTATTCCCCTCATTCGGGCAATCAGTTCCCTTGTATTGAATGGTTTAGTCATATAGTCATCAGCCCCTAGCTCGAGGCCAACAATCTTGTCGATTTCTTCATCCTTAGCCGTGAGCATAATTACTGGTATATCAGAAAACTTACGAATTTCTCGAAATAATGAAACTCCGTCCAGCTTAGGTAGCATCAAATCAAGTATGATTAAATCATGCTTTCCAGACTTCCATTTCTGAAAACCTTCTTCACCGTCATGGGCAGCATCAACAAAGAAGCCCTCTTGTTCGAGGCTTCTTGTCAATCCTTTTACTAATATTTTTTCATCCTCTATAATGAGAATTCGCTCAGGAATCATTAGAACTCCCCTCCACCAAGCATGATTCACAAATATAAATTGACTATATTAGATTTGCAAACTTATTTCTACTGATTTAAGCTATGGATTCACTATATTAACAGGCTTACCTGAGATAAATGCATGCAAGTTATCGACAGCCATATTCATGAGGCGCTCCCTAGCTTCCTTAGGTGCCCAGGCGATATGTGGTGTAATAATGCTATTCTTTGCCGTTAATAACGGGTTATCTGCTTGCATTGGTTCGACCGACACAACGTCTACTGCAGCTCCTAATACCTTTCCGCTGTTAAGGGCTTCAGCTAAGTTTGCTTCATTGATTAGTGGGCCACGAGCTGTGTTTATAATAATTACTCCGTCTTTCATCTTAGCAATCGAGCTTTTATTAATCATCCCTTTATTGTTTTCTGTAAGTGGACAGTGAAGGCTAATAACATCGGATTGAGCGAACAATTCATCAAGTCCCACGAATTTCAACCGCTCATTTTCTAGCTCTGGTTTAGGTGTGCGTGTATGTACGACTACGTTCATACCAAAAGCTTGGGCAATTTTTGCCGTGGCTTGACCGATGCTTCCATAGCCAATTAACCCTAATGTTTTATTTGCTAGCTCGATTAATGGATGATGCCAAAAACACCAGTCTTTATGATTAGTCCATTCACCATTTCGTACCGCTTCACCGTGAGCACCAACATGATTACAAACCTCAAGTAATAAAGCAAATACCATCTGTGCCACAGCGTCAGTTCCATAACCAGGTATATTTGAAACAACAATGCCACGATCTTTGGCTGCTTCTATATCTATTACATTGTAGCCAGTAGCCAGTACACCTATATACTTGAGATTTGGTAATAGATTTAGCATTTCCTTCGTAATCGGTGTCTTATTTGTTAAAATTGCTTCGGCATCTTTGGCTTGATCAACTATTTTTTCAGTATCTGCTGGATTGTAGCTAATTCGGTCATGTACAGTTAATTCTCCTAATTTTTCAAATCCTCCCCAGGATAAATCGCCTGGATTTAATGTATAGCCATCTAATACAACAATTTTCATATGCATTTGCCCCTTCCAAATTTGTTTAGCTTAATTATATCTTCTTGATGAAATTAGTTCTTCCTTTTATCTGTTTTAATTTTTTTCCGTATTATAATTTTCTCTATAGTTGTTAAGATTTAAACTTGCTTATTCGCATTATTATAATACTATATAATCATAGATATCTATGCATTATTTGCCAGTTATAAGCTAATTCTATACGTATTAGTACACTTCTAATTAAGAAGCTAAGTAAAGAAATTTCCAACTATCAATAAGGAGGTTGTCTATGGTACAAAGACCGAAACCAGAACCATTTCGCATTAAAATGGTCGAGCCTATAAAAATGATTTCTAGAGAAGAAAGGGAAATTGCATTAAAGCGGGCAGGCTATAATCTGTTTAGCTTGCGCTCTGAAGAGGTTTATATTGATTTACTAACGGATAGTGGGACTGGTGCAATGAGTGATTACCAGTGGGCAGGCTTGATGTTAGGGGATGAAGCATACGCAGGTAGTAAGAACTATTACCATCTAGTTGACAACGTAAAAGATCTTTTTGGTTACAATTATACAATTCCAACTCACCAGGGTAGGGGCGCAGAACAGGTATTATTCCCTGTATTATTAACAGAGGACAAGCCATACTCCATTAGTAATTTCCATTTCGACACGACAAAAGCTCATGTAGAATTGGCTGGAGGTAGAGTTATCAATATTTTAACAAGTGAAGCCTTTGAAACCCATATTGAATCCCCATTCAAGGGCAACTTTGATTTAGATGAAGTGGAAGCATTTATCACTGAAAATGGTGCAGATAAAATAGGCATGGTTGTTATCACAGTTACATGTAATAGTGCAGGCGGACAACCAGTTTCCATGGAAAACATCCGTAAGACCAGTCAATTAGCAAAGAAACACAACATTCCTGTAGTTATGGATGCCGCTAGATACGCAGAAAATGCCTATTTTATTAAACAGCGCGAGCAAGGTTATGGACAAAAGTCGATTAAGGAAATTGTTAAAGAAATGTTTAGCTACGCTGATTGCTTTACCATGAGTGCAAAGAAAGATCCATTAGTGAATATTGGTGGTATTCTAGCTTTCAAAGATAATGAAGAGTTATTCAGAATCTGTCAGTCACGGACTGTACCTTATGAGGGCTTCCCTACATACGGAGGGTTAGCTGGTAGAGATATCGAAGCACTAGCTAGGGGTTTAGTTGAAAGCATTGACGAAGATTACCTAGATTATCGTATCAGCCAAGTGAAATACTTAGGTGATAGACTGGATGAGGGAGGAGTCCCTTATCAGAAGCCAACTGGTGGACATGCGGTGTTCGTCGATGCGAAGAAAATGCTACCACATATTCCTTATTATCAATTCCCTGGACAGGTATTAGCCAACGCCCTGTACCTAGAGTCAGGAGTTCGTTCCGTCGAGATTGGCTCGCTACTGCTCGGCCGCGACCCTGATACAGGTGAAAATTTAGAGTCGCCCTTTGAATTGTTGCGATTAACAATCCCACGCAGAACATATACAGCCTCTCATATGGATGTTATCGCTGATGGATTGATTGCCGTAAGCAATTATGCTAACCAGCTTAAAGGTCTAGAATTCTCATACGAGCCAGAGATATTAAGGCACTTCACAGCCAGACTGCAGCCAATCAATAATTAAACTACAGCCTATCAATAGCTAGTATGCATACTATCAATAGTTAAGCTGCAGTAAAAGATATATAATGTTGAATAACACAATAATTATTAAGGAGAGAATTTATTATGGAAATTATTAATACGAAACAGGCAGCACCAGCAATTGGACCTTACTCCCAGGCTGTAAAAGTTAATGGAATGGTGTTCACAAGTGGCCAGATACCGTTCACATCTGAAGGTCAGCTTATAAGTGATGACGTGCAGGAGCAAACTAAGCAATGCTTAAATAATGTAAAAGCGATTCTTGAGCAAGCTGGCACAAGCATGGAAAAGGTAGTTAAATGTACAATATTCATAAAGGACATGAACGATTTTCCTAAAATAAATGAGATTTACGGCTCGTTTTTCAACGAACCGTTTCCAGCACGAAGCTGCGTAGAAGTTGCGCGCTTACCTAAGGATGTATTGGTAGAAATTGAAGCTATCGCATTAGTATAACTACACCTGACGATTGCCATTAACCATAGGGGGTGTCGCAAAGCTAGTTAATTAGTTTTGCGACACCCCCTCATTTTCCTTAATTCTCCTTAAGCTATCTTAATCTTGCTTAGTTATAGACTTATAACTATTTAATATGTCATTAATGTCAATGTAAGAAAGGATTCTCATAAAACACTCTACAACCTTAGGATCAAACTGTTTCCCAGATTCCGCTTTGATTCGATTTGTAGCCACTTCTACACTCATTGCCTTTCTATATGGGCGATCAGTCGTCATTGCATCAAAGGCATCTGCGACAGCAATTATTCTTGCAACTAACGGTATTTCTTCACCCTTAAGCAAACCTGGATATGCAGCATATGGCGGCATAATGTTTCCATCCCATCGCTCGTGGTGGTATAGAACAGCAGCTTTAATAGTTTTGTAGGACTGAATTTCTGCTAATATATTTGCCCCTATAACTGGGTGCTGTTTTATCTCATAATATTCCTCATCCGTCAAAGCACCTGCTTTGTTTAATATATGATCTGGAATCCCTACTTTACCAATATCGTGAAGTAAAGCACCAATATACGTTTCAAATATTTCCTCCTCAGACAACCCTAATTCATTTGCAATTAGCACACTTATACTGGTAACACGACGACTGTGGTCTCCTGTATAATAATCCCTATAATCTATTGTTGCTGAGAATGCTCTAGTAATGCCTTCAAGTAAGCTCTGAATATTTTTTCTTTCTTGATCTAGTAGTTTATTCGTTTCTTTGAGATCATCTGTACGCTTCGCTAGTTGATGGTGTAGTGATTTGTTCCACAGATAAAAGATGAATGTTGCTGTTAATAGAATATGCCCCACCACAGCAGCATAATACCAAAACGATTTCTCTGAATATGTTCTGTAACCTACAATACCAAACCATTTATTATCTAAAACTGCTATTGTGCCATTTTGTTCAAGCTGATAAAGCGCTTTATTGAGAATATCTCGCGTGTTTTTTTGGCCTTTTGGTAAAGCCATCGCATAATATCCTGTAGACTCCTCTATCGCACTTACCGAATAGTATTGATCCTGCGTATGTAGCCGCAAAAAATATAAGGCAGTCATTTGATTCTCTATCCATACGTCTCCAACTCCATTCACCAATAATTCTAGGCCTTCAATGGGATCTTTAACTGTGTGTATAACTCCAGCATTCCAGCTTTTTGCCAAAGTATGGGTTACGGAATTTTCTTGAACTATGACCTCTAAATCTTGTAAATCCTCTAAGGATATTTCACCTAAATCGTGCCGATAAACAAGTGCTTGAGTCGTAATTAAGTATGGGTTAGTGTAAAGGAATCTCTCTTGCCTATCGTCAGTGATTTTCATTCCAGTGATTACAACTGACTCCCCTGCTTCTAACAAGCTAAGTGCTTCCGTCCAATTCATCTGTTGATAACGAACTTCAATATCTAATATCTGCTTAAGGTAGTAAAGCAGGTCCGCTTCATAACCCGAATACCCCCTATTTCCAACATAGGAAAAAGGGGGATATGCCTCGTCGCCAATAAATAGGAGCTCTTGACTACGGGCATCCATGTGTTGTTTTTCCGCTTCAGTTATTTGATTCTTTAATGCTGGATTTAACTCAGATGCATACCAAACTGCAAATACAATAGTGATAACAATATATACAATCACAATCAATTTTACTTTGTAGCTGATAGCCTTCACTTCCCGTCCCTATTACAACCTATCTGCCACCATTATAGTACAAAGTAAGACAATACTCTATTAGTATTTTGCAAAATTATAGTAGTCTTCGAGAGATTAACTAGATAGTAGTCTATTAATAGCTGAACTAGTTAATAAATTCTATTCCATATTCACCGTGCTCCACTTCTAAATTTGCTGGTACTTTCACCAACAACATCCTAGATCCAAAAATTGCCCTGTTAGCATTATAATTAGTATCTACCAATGGTGATGATGTAAGGAATTGTCCAATCACATATTCCTGCTTAAAGTTTGCAAAATATAATTCATACGGCAATGCTTCTTGAATTATTAAACGATTACCTTCAATCCTTACATTTGGCGCCTTAATGTCCTCAGTTAAATCTATACCGCGTAATATTGTTCTTGTTGTATAGCTATAGATCTGAATCTCACCTTCTAAATCTTCACTCCTCTCTGCCATAATCCATACATTTGCAGGCATACCTTGGGAGTCAGTAATTCTTAGCAAGTCATCATTATAATCAAAACTCCATTGACCATTACGAATTATACCTTCAGATTCCTCAAGCTTTCCTTGCTTAGCAATTTCGTAAAAGTTATGTGAATAATATTCTTCACTTGCGAGTTCGGACCCACTGATAATATCCTGTTGTATAAATTGATCTTTAGGTAGCATATAGAATATAGCTATAGCAATTAGTAACAGTACTGTATATCCAGCCAACAGCCAACGTACCCGTTCGAAGTTAAACCCTCCCATATTATTAACAGAAAATCGAATTAGAAATAATGCAGCGATAAATATAACAATCAAAAAGATTGGCATGATTAAAGCCATTATTTTCGCACCTCCAGACGGTCAGACAGTAGAGTAGCACAAGCAAAAAACACCGCAGCTGTCATTAATACCTTCAGAACAAAAACTGCAAATGAACTTTCTTGAACAAAAAACTGTACAACGCTTACTACAATACTGTTATCTGGTGATTTCAAGCGTGCCTCGTAAAGCATCCCACCAAATATAAAGGTTGGTATTAATACGACAAAAATTCTATTGATTTGAGCAATCATACCAAAGAAATATCCTATACTCATAACTAAAATCATATAAAAAGTTACAGCTAGGATACCAATTACAAGTTCATATGGCGTTAGGAAGAAGTTCTGAATCGTTAAGTTTTCAGCCCCGCGCATGAAGAATACTATTATTTTTAGCACAAAGGTTAATAGCATAGCCCCAATTCCACCAGCTAGAGAAATCGTTAATAAATATCCAATATTCGATAAATTGCTCGTTAAACGATTTGATACTAGGGTAAAGTCGATATCTCTATACGTTGTTGTAGTAAATAGAATCGCTATAACAAAAGCCCATATAAACGTAAAGATGATAATAATATCCCCAGAGTAAGTTTTAACGCCCATCACTATGCCATCGGAATGGGTTCGCATATCGCCTACACCACCGAAGGAAAACAACAAACCTACTAATTGTACAAGAATCATTGAAAACAAAAGTCCCATATATGCCTTCAACTTATAAAGGTATTGTTTTTTTGTAAGCTCTTGAGCATTAGCTGCGATTAAAGACATCATCAATACCTCCCTTGTTCTTTTGTGTCAGATAGACGCAGATGTCATTTGTAGAAACGGCAGATATCTTAATTCCTTCGGATTTAAGTTTAGCTAGCTCTGCTTCAGTCAGATTGTTATACACTACTACATATGTTGTATCCGTTCCAATGGTCTCACGATAGAATGTATCTCTACCTCCAAGATACACCTCTAATTGTTGACTGCTTCCCGTTAAACCAACAGCATATTCCTTTAGCTCGTCAACAGGCATATGCAAGCATAACTGGCCTTCACGGATTAGTAAAACATCCTCTATTAAATCTTCTATCTCATTTAATAAATGACTTGAGAGAATCATAGTTCGCGGATGAGCTAGGTAATCCTTAAGCATCGCACGATAAAAATCCTTTCTTACTGCAGCGTCCATTCCTGTTGTTGGTTCATCTAGTATCGTTAGAGGACACCGGGAAGCAATGCCGATAATTAAATTAAAGGTGCTTTTCATGCCCTTAGATAGGTTTTGATGGCTTTGATCTGCATTCAATCCAAAATAGTCGAACAATCCAATTGCTAAACCATCATCCCAGTTTGGATAAAACTTACTAGCTGATTCTATGATATCTCCAAGGCGCAAAGCTGCAGGAAAAGTCATTTTATCATCAACAAAAATCATATTAGCTGCTACCTTTAGATTGTTAAATGGTTGTTCACCAAGCACCTTAATATCACCTGCGCTTTTATGATGAAATCCAGCAAGAATTTTCAGTAGCGTTGTTTTGCCTGCACCATTTCTACCTATAAGTCCAGTAATTTTTTGTTCACTGATAGAAAAAGATAAATTATCAAGTGCCTTATGTTTTCCAAATATCTTTGTAAGCTGATTACATTGTACAATTTTCATGTTTTATGCACCCCCATTGTTGTTAATGTTTTTTATCATGCTAATCAATTCTTCTTCTGAGACTTCTAAACGCTTTGCTTCAACTACGATGTCTGAAACCAGCTGTTTGAGTGTTTTTTCAATCCGTTTGTTGCGAATCTGTTTCTTAGCATTGGGTGATACGAACATACCTAGTCCTCGCTTTTTATATAGTATTTCTTCCTCTGCTAGCATTGTTAATCCCTTTGCGGCCGTAGCTGGATTAATATTGAACATATCCGCCAGCTGATATTGTGAGTAAACCTTTTCATCATCTTTAAGGTTTCCCCGTAATATTTCTGTCTCTAGCCAATTCGCTATTTGCACATAAATTGGCTCCAACCCTTCGGTATTTAGTATCACTACTTGCACCTCCCTATTAGCAACTTCGAGCTATAGTGCACTACTGATGTAATGTACTATATATTGCTTTGCGTATATTGTCAATAGGCAGCTAACTTAATTTGTAATTTTGCAGCTTAAAAAGACAAAAATAATTGTTTTCCGATATAATATAAGTAGATAGATTACTATAAAAAGAGAGGTGCACTTACTATGAATAAAGACCAATTCAAAGGTAAATGGAAACAGCTACGAGGCAAAGCTAAGGAACAATGGGGTAAATTAACGAATGACCAACTTGATCAAATTGACGGAAAGCGCGATCAGCTTGTAGGGAAAATTCAAGAAATGTACGGTAAAACCAAGGAAGAAGTCGAAAAGGAAGTATCTAAGTGGCAGGAAAAGTTAAAGCTCTAAGGGCGATTATAGCTAATTAGAGATACTAAAAGAGGTAGCAAATCGGTTTAATCCGACTGCTACCTCTTAGTCTATCTGTTTAGTCTATATATTTAGTCTGTTTTTTTAGCACGTTTTATGTGCTATGTGGCTTTTTCTATACTTTTACTGAATGTTATAAAGTAATTCTGTGTATGTCGGGAATGGCCAGATTGAAGAATCTACAATCTTTTCTAGTTCGTCAGCAGACTCACGTAGCGCACTCATAGCAGCAACTACTTTATCTCCATAGAAACTACCATGGGCCTTCGAGTCACCTTCTAAATCTTCCGCTTTAGCTACTGCTTCTTCTAACGTAACTACATTCTCTGAAATTGTTGCTACAAGTCCAGAAGCTGCAGCTAACAACGCACCTTGAGCAGTTGTATTAGCATCTATGCCAGTAGCTTTTATAGCATTTATAGAGGTCGCAACCTCTGTAGTAAACTTGATTCCCGCAGGAATAATCTGTCTCTTTGCTATTTCAAGCATTGCATTTGCTTCAATGTTAATCACTTTACAGTATTGCTCCATCATGATTTCAAAACGAGATATAAGCTCAGTCTTACTAAATACCCCATGCTTCTCAAACACCTCTAAAGCTTGTTCCGAGATTAACTTCGGAAGTGCATCTGGAGTTGTACGAAGATTAGATAATCCACGCTTCTCAGCTTCCACAACCCACTCATCCGAGTATCCATCACCATTAAAGATAATACGCTCGTGATCAGCAACAATTTTCTTAAGAATTTCCTCCACCTTAGCTGTTAAATCTATTGCAGACTCTAATTCATCAGCAATTTCAGCTAACACTTCAGCAACTATTGTATTTAGTACAATATTCGGTCCTGCGATTGATGCAGATGACCCAACCATACGGAATTCAAATTTGTTTCCAGTAAAGGCAAAAGGTGATGTTCTATTACGGTCTGTGTTATCACGTGGTAATGGCGGCAGTGTAGAAACTCCAACTTTTAATTCTCCGCCCTGCTTTGAGTTAGTTAACCCACCGTCTTTAATTTGCTCTAAAATATCAGTAAGCTGATCGCCTAAGAATATCGATATAATAGCTGGTGGTGCTTCATTTGCACCCAAGCGGTGATCGTTTCCTGCATTAGCAGCAGACACGCGTAATAAATCTTGGTATTTATCAACTGCTCTAACTACTGCACACAAGAATACTAAGAATTGCATGTTCTCATGTGGGTTAGTGCCTGGTTCTAATAGGTTTTGACCTTCATCAGTTGCCATTGACCAGTTATTGTGTTTACCAGAACCATTCACTCCAGCAAACGGTTTTTCATGGAGCAAGCACGCTAAACCATGACGATTTGCTACCTTTTGTAATATCTCCATTACTAATTGATTGTGATCAGTAGCCACATTTGTTGTTGTGAACAAAGGTGCCATCTCATGCTGAGCAGGTGCTACCTCGTTATGTTTCGTCTTAGAGGTTACGCCTAACTTCCATAATTCTCTATCCAATTCATTCATATATGCTGCAATACGCTCTTTAATTGCCCCAAAGTAATGATCATCTAAATCCTGACCCTTTGCTGGCTTAGCACCAAATAGTGTTCGCCCTGACAATACTAGGTCTTTACGGTTTTTAAATAACCCTTTATCAATTAAGAAATATTCCTGCTCTGCTCCGACTGTGCTGTTTACTCGCTTAGCTGAGCTTCCAAAAGTTTTTAAAACCCTTAATGCTTGTTTATTTAACGCCTCCATAGAACG carries:
- a CDS encoding HD domain-containing phosphohydrolase, whose translation is MKAISYKVKLIVIVYIVITIVFAVWYASELNPALKNQITEAEKQHMDARSQELLFIGDEAYPPFSYVGNRGYSGYEADLLYYLKQILDIEVRYQQMNWTEALSLLEAGESVVITGMKITDDRQERFLYTNPYLITTQALVYRHDLGEISLEDLQDLEVIVQENSVTHTLAKSWNAGVIHTVKDPIEGLELLVNGVGDVWIENQMTALYFLRLHTQDQYYSVSAIEESTGYYAMALPKGQKNTRDILNKALYQLEQNGTIAVLDNKWFGIVGYRTYSEKSFWYYAAVVGHILLTATFIFYLWNKSLHHQLAKRTDDLKETNKLLDQERKNIQSLLEGITRAFSATIDYRDYYTGDHSRRVTSISVLIANELGLSEEEIFETYIGALLHDIGKVGIPDHILNKAGALTDEEYYEIKQHPVIGANILAEIQSYKTIKAAVLYHHERWDGNIMPPYAAYPGLLKGEEIPLVARIIAVADAFDAMTTDRPYRKAMSVEVATNRIKAESGKQFDPKVVECFMRILSYIDINDILNSYKSITKQD
- a CDS encoding ABC transporter ATP-binding protein; this encodes MKIVQCNQLTKIFGKHKALDNLSFSISEQKITGLIGRNGAGKTTLLKILAGFHHKSAGDIKVLGEQPFNNLKVAANMIFVDDKMTFPAALRLGDIIESASKFYPNWDDGLAIGLFDYFGLNADQSHQNLSKGMKSTFNLIIGIASRCPLTILDEPTTGMDAAVRKDFYRAMLKDYLAHPRTMILSSHLLNEIEDLIEDVLLIREGQLCLHMPVDELKEYAVGLTGSSQQLEVYLGGRDTFYRETIGTDTTYVVVYNNLTEAELAKLKSEGIKISAVSTNDICVYLTQKNKGGIDDVFNRS
- a CDS encoding GntR family transcriptional regulator; the protein is MILNTEGLEPIYVQIANWLETEILRGNLKDDEKVYSQYQLADMFNINPATAAKGLTMLAEEEILYKKRGLGMFVSPNAKKQIRNKRIEKTLKQLVSDIVVEAKRLEVSEEELISMIKNINNNGGA
- a CDS encoding CsbD family protein; this encodes MNKDQFKGKWKQLRGKAKEQWGKLTNDQLDQIDGKRDQLVGKIQEMYGKTKEEVEKEVSKWQEKLKL
- a CDS encoding glutamine synthetase III family protein, with protein sequence MSVNPIELYGTNVFNEAEMKKRLPKAVFKEVKKTMESGQALSDSIADIVANAMKEWAVERGATHFTHWFQPMTGFTAEKHDSFISPTGDGKAIMEFSGKELIKGEPDASSFPSGGLRVTFEARGYTAWDSTSPAFLKEDSTGLTLCIPTAFVSYNGEALDKKTPLLRSMEALNKQALRVLKTFGSSAKRVNSTVGAEQEYFLIDKGLFKNRKDLVLSGRTLFGAKPAKGQDLDDHYFGAIKERIAAYMNELDRELWKLGVTSKTKHNEVAPAQHEMAPLFTTTNVATDHNQLVMEILQKVANRHGLACLLHEKPFAGVNGSGKHNNWSMATDEGQNLLEPGTNPHENMQFLVFLCAVVRAVDKYQDLLRVSAANAGNDHRLGANEAPPAIISIFLGDQLTDILEQIKDGGLTNSKQGGELKVGVSTLPPLPRDNTDRNRTSPFAFTGNKFEFRMVGSSASIAGPNIVLNTIVAEVLAEIADELESAIDLTAKVEEILKKIVADHERIIFNGDGYSDEWVVEAEKRGLSNLRTTPDALPKLISEQALEVFEKHGVFSKTELISRFEIMMEQYCKVINIEANAMLEIAKRQIIPAGIKFTTEVATSINAIKATGIDANTTAQGALLAAASGLVATISENVVTLEEAVAKAEDLEGDSKAHGSFYGDKVVAAMSALRESADELEKIVDSSIWPFPTYTELLYNIQ